In the genome of Deinococcus sp. KSM4-11, one region contains:
- the lon gene encoding endopeptidase La, with protein sequence MIWELPVVALRNIVILPGVTMNVDVGRPKSKRAVDEAQASDRRVLLLTQRDARTDDPTRAELYEMGVLAVVKQVVRMPDNTYQVLVEAQERALVTDEVPSAYMRVRAETQTVPADESREVAVLVQEVKSAFEEYQRQNKNLRLDNYQLEGLKALNDAGTLADQVTHHATWTPEEKQEVLAAVPLRARLEATLKFLSRDTERFNLDKKIAGRVKEQMDANQREYYLREQMKAIGKELGGGEDGPAEVEALREKIEQAGMPESVKDKALKELQRLERTPGGSPESTVVRNYIDWLVDVPWSKRDEEILDIQRTRDILNDDHYALDDVKDRILEFLAVRQLTQKPEETEEARKERTAEERTDDAELRAPILVLVGPPGVGKTSLGKSIARSLNRKFVRMALGGVRDEAEIRGHRRTYIGSMPGRIIQAMKNAGVTNPVILLDEIDKMSSDWRGDPSSAMLEVLDPEQNHTFQDHYLEVPYDLSQVMFITTANTLQTIPRPLLDRMEVIQIPGYTQPEKVEIAKRYRVPRQVKSHGLTGRLEITDAALNRIVEEYTQESGVRNLDRQVSKLARKAARELLEKPWEGVKVIDAVQVPDYLGVPMHRPDKMEKEPQVGVAQGLAWTSVGGTMLLVEALATPGSGKIVMTGSLGDVMKESVGAAIAYLRAHASEYGADPDFHKTMDLHVHFPDGATPKDGPSAGITIATAVISAITGRPVRMDVAMTGEISLRGRVLPIGGLKEKLLAAHQGGIREVIFPHDNEPHLQDVPESIRGELKIHAVERVGEVLSLLLLPKPEPVQPTIPPTQGSKPAQPGA encoded by the coding sequence ATGATCTGGGAACTTCCCGTCGTTGCACTGAGAAATATAGTCATCCTGCCCGGCGTTACCATGAACGTCGACGTGGGCCGCCCCAAGAGCAAGCGCGCCGTCGATGAGGCGCAGGCCAGCGACCGCCGCGTGCTGCTCCTCACGCAGCGCGACGCCCGCACCGACGACCCCACCCGCGCCGAACTGTACGAAATGGGCGTTCTGGCCGTCGTCAAGCAGGTCGTGCGGATGCCCGACAACACCTACCAGGTGCTGGTCGAGGCGCAGGAACGCGCCCTGGTCACCGACGAGGTGCCCAGCGCCTACATGCGCGTGCGCGCCGAAACGCAGACCGTGCCCGCCGACGAGAGCCGCGAGGTGGCGGTGCTGGTGCAGGAGGTCAAGTCGGCCTTCGAGGAATACCAGCGCCAGAACAAGAACCTGCGCCTGGACAACTACCAGCTCGAGGGACTCAAGGCCCTGAACGACGCCGGCACGCTGGCCGACCAGGTCACGCACCACGCCACCTGGACGCCCGAGGAGAAGCAGGAGGTGCTCGCGGCAGTGCCGCTGCGAGCCCGCCTGGAAGCCACGCTGAAGTTCCTGTCGCGCGACACTGAGCGCTTCAACCTGGACAAGAAGATCGCGGGGCGCGTCAAAGAGCAGATGGACGCCAACCAACGCGAGTACTACCTGCGCGAGCAGATGAAGGCCATCGGCAAGGAACTCGGCGGCGGCGAGGACGGCCCGGCCGAGGTCGAGGCGCTGCGCGAGAAGATCGAGCAGGCGGGCATGCCCGAGAGCGTCAAGGACAAGGCCCTCAAGGAACTCCAGCGCCTGGAACGCACGCCCGGCGGCAGCCCCGAGAGCACCGTGGTGCGCAACTACATCGACTGGCTGGTGGATGTGCCGTGGAGCAAGCGCGACGAGGAGATCCTCGACATCCAGCGCACCCGCGACATCCTGAACGACGACCACTACGCACTGGACGACGTGAAAGACCGCATCTTGGAATTCCTGGCGGTGCGTCAGCTGACGCAGAAGCCTGAGGAGACCGAGGAGGCCCGCAAGGAGCGCACCGCCGAGGAGCGCACCGACGACGCCGAACTGCGCGCCCCGATCCTGGTGCTGGTCGGCCCTCCCGGCGTTGGCAAGACCTCGCTGGGCAAGAGCATCGCCCGCAGCCTGAACCGCAAGTTCGTCCGCATGGCGCTGGGCGGCGTGCGTGACGAGGCCGAGATCCGCGGTCACCGCCGTACGTACATCGGCAGCATGCCTGGCCGGATCATCCAGGCCATGAAGAACGCGGGCGTGACCAATCCCGTGATCCTGCTCGACGAGATCGACAAGATGAGCAGCGACTGGCGCGGCGATCCCAGCAGCGCCATGCTGGAAGTGCTGGATCCCGAGCAGAACCACACCTTCCAGGATCACTACCTGGAAGTGCCGTACGACCTGTCGCAGGTCATGTTCATCACGACGGCGAACACCCTCCAGACCATTCCCCGGCCGCTGCTCGACCGCATGGAGGTCATCCAGATCCCGGGCTACACCCAGCCGGAGAAGGTCGAGATCGCCAAGCGCTACCGCGTGCCAAGACAGGTCAAGAGCCATGGTCTGACTGGCCGCCTGGAGATCACGGACGCCGCCCTGAACCGGATCGTGGAGGAGTACACCCAGGAATCCGGCGTGCGCAACCTCGACCGCCAGGTGAGCAAGCTGGCCCGCAAGGCCGCCCGCGAACTGCTCGAGAAGCCCTGGGAGGGCGTCAAGGTGATCGACGCCGTGCAGGTGCCGGACTACTTGGGCGTGCCCATGCACCGCCCGGACAAGATGGAGAAAGAACCCCAGGTGGGCGTGGCGCAGGGTCTGGCGTGGACCTCGGTGGGCGGCACCATGCTGCTCGTCGAGGCCTTGGCGACGCCTGGCAGCGGCAAGATCGTCATGACCGGCTCGCTGGGGGACGTGATGAAGGAGAGCGTCGGCGCGGCCATCGCATACCTGCGCGCCCACGCCAGCGAGTACGGCGCCGATCCGGACTTCCACAAGACCATGGATCTGCACGTGCACTTCCCCGACGGTGCCACGCCCAAGGACGGCCCCAGCGCCGGCATCACCATCGCCACGGCCGTCATCAGCGCGATCACCGGCCGCCCGGTGCGGATGGACGTCGCCATGACCGGCGAGATCAGCCTGCGCGGCCGCGTGCTGCCCATCGGCGGCCTCAAGGAGAAGCTGCTCGCCGCGCACCAGGGCGGGATCCGCGAGGTCATCTTCCCGCACGACAATGAGCCGCACCTGCAGGACGTGCCGGAATCGATCCGCGGCGAGCTGAAGATCCACGCGGTGGAACGCGTGGGCGAGGTGCTGAGCCTGCTGCTGCTGCCCAAGCCCGAACCCGTCCAGCCGACCATTCCGCCCACGCAGGGCAGCAAGCCCGCCCAGCCCGGCGCGTAA
- a CDS encoding type IV pilus twitching motility protein PilT, translating to MTAPSADITDILRLAAEKGASDVILTVGLPPQFKLHGEYDSQGFSELVGTETRRLMYSMMNEKQQRTFEEKRELDFSFALGEKARFRVNAFMQRGHVGGVLRLIPTKIKSAQEMGLPQNVIDIASAPRGLVLVTGPTGSGKSTTLAAMIDHINTNKKMHIMTIEDPIEFMHTHKQSIINQREVGSDTMDFEHALRAVLRQAPDVILVGELRDFETIKAAVTAAETGHLVMGTLHTNSAPESIDRIVDVFPEEQQEQIRVQLANNLVAVMTQQLLPKLEGGGRILAYELLVANPAVRSLIREGKTYQIVSVMQTGAREGMITMDAYLANLYRRRLISFDIGVERAVDPKEFARLANDPTVGNSLPPGAMPSGTGAAGAGAVNREMPPRLGDTSVSRPSTPAGGSSSFGRR from the coding sequence ATGACTGCACCCAGCGCCGATATCACCGACATCCTGCGCCTCGCCGCCGAGAAGGGCGCGTCCGACGTGATCCTGACCGTCGGGCTGCCGCCCCAGTTCAAACTGCACGGCGAGTACGACTCGCAGGGCTTCAGCGAACTCGTCGGCACCGAGACCCGCCGCCTGATGTACTCGATGATGAACGAAAAACAGCAGCGCACCTTCGAGGAAAAGCGCGAGCTGGACTTCTCCTTCGCACTGGGCGAGAAGGCCCGCTTCCGCGTGAACGCGTTCATGCAGCGTGGCCACGTGGGCGGCGTGCTGCGCCTGATCCCGACCAAGATCAAGAGCGCGCAGGAGATGGGCCTGCCGCAGAACGTGATCGACATCGCCAGCGCGCCGCGCGGTCTGGTGCTCGTCACCGGCCCCACCGGCTCGGGCAAGTCCACCACGCTGGCCGCCATGATCGACCACATCAACACCAACAAGAAAATGCACATCATGACCATCGAGGATCCGATCGAGTTCATGCACACGCACAAGCAGTCGATCATCAACCAGCGTGAAGTCGGGTCGGACACCATGGACTTCGAGCACGCCCTGCGCGCCGTGCTGCGCCAGGCCCCGGACGTCATCCTGGTCGGCGAGCTCCGCGACTTCGAGACCATCAAGGCTGCCGTGACCGCCGCCGAGACCGGGCACCTGGTCATGGGCACCCTGCACACCAACAGCGCGCCCGAATCCATCGACCGCATCGTCGACGTGTTCCCGGAAGAGCAGCAGGAGCAGATCCGGGTGCAGCTCGCGAACAACCTGGTGGCCGTCATGACCCAGCAGCTGCTGCCTAAGCTCGAGGGCGGCGGACGCATCCTGGCCTACGAGCTGCTGGTCGCCAACCCCGCCGTGCGCTCCCTGATCCGCGAGGGCAAGACCTACCAGATCGTGTCGGTCATGCAGACCGGTGCCCGCGAGGGCATGATCACCATGGACGCGTACCTCGCCAACCTGTACCGCCGCCGCCTGATCTCCTTCGACATCGGTGTGGAGCGCGCCGTGGATCCCAAAGAATTTGCCCGGCTCGCCAACGACCCGACCGTGGGCAACTCGCTGCCGCCCGGTGCCATGCCGAGTGGAACCGGCGCCGCGGGTGCAGGGGCCGTCAACCGGGAGATGCCGCCGCGTCTCGGAGACACCTCGGTCAGCCGGCCCTCGACGCCCGCTGGCGGGTCATCCTCGTTCGGCCGCCGCTGA
- a CDS encoding type II/IV secretion system protein, translating into MALSIGDRRLGAILLEQGYVNDADLQKALVRHAEVGGRLAEILIGSGMVGEKRIARAIEEALGIPLVNLTVVNPDPQAIMAVRAQTALSSMAFPFALEGGTLRVALVDPLSSVSIEALEDDSGLMIEPYQALRDEINWAIATHYPELGLTPVAPIDAVEGPGGGKLGQRLITRGLITDAQLQVALDAQQQTGEPLGATLYAQKAISEDQLYEVLAEQIGAVYLKNPRDFKPSEEVLGTMLRADALRLTAVPVDESGGSVTVVASDPRKREDIEALIGRRTQFLLAKPRDVESLIERYYPQRGRLGEQMVQQGTLSRAQLREALQVQAREGRVKPLGEVIIELGFAGADEIDSALQKQNSGGGRLEDTLVQSGKLSPEMLARSLAAQLGYEFLDPVQNPPDPKVALMIPEATARRYAVVPVRLQGESLVVAMKDPRNVFALDDLKLITGREVMPAVMAEKDIIRLIERYFGNKDMADLNQRLVQESNKREKDSKRADDVDISAGLDDNAVVRVVDNLIREAALQEASDIHIEPTEFDVRVRYRVDGVLREQNSLPKGAAQSMLARIKIMGQLDISERRVPQDGRVRFKKGSIDLDLRLSTLPTVYGEKAVMRLLQKASNIPEVEQLGFSEHNFQRYLDVIHKPNGIFLVTGPTGSGKSFTSFSTLKRIAVPEKNTTTIEDPVEYEIPGIIQSQVNPVAGLTFARALRAFLRQDPDIIFVGEIRDTETAKIAVEAALTGHLVLATLHTNDAPGAIVRLEEMGVEHFNIGAAVVGVVAQRLVRKVCPDCKAPTNADPDVLRRLGITERDLRGAQLMRGAGCPRCGGTGYKGRMGIHELMVIDEPLRIAIGSGKNATEINEIATTQSGMKTLRQDGIAKALQGITTLEEVLAVTSK; encoded by the coding sequence ATGGCTCTCTCAATCGGTGACCGGCGCCTCGGCGCGATCCTGCTCGAACAGGGGTACGTGAACGACGCGGACCTGCAAAAAGCCCTGGTGCGGCACGCGGAGGTCGGCGGTCGGCTCGCGGAGATCCTGATCGGCTCGGGCATGGTCGGCGAGAAACGCATCGCGCGCGCCATCGAGGAAGCGCTCGGCATTCCGCTGGTGAACCTCACGGTCGTGAATCCCGATCCGCAGGCGATCATGGCCGTGCGCGCCCAGACGGCCCTCAGTTCCATGGCCTTTCCCTTCGCGCTGGAGGGCGGCACGCTGCGCGTCGCGCTGGTCGATCCCCTGTCCAGCGTGTCCATCGAGGCCCTGGAGGACGACTCCGGCCTGATGATCGAGCCGTACCAGGCGCTGCGCGACGAGATCAACTGGGCGATCGCCACGCACTACCCGGAACTGGGCCTCACGCCCGTGGCCCCGATCGACGCGGTCGAGGGGCCTGGCGGCGGCAAGCTGGGCCAGCGCCTGATCACACGCGGTTTGATCACCGACGCGCAACTCCAGGTCGCGCTGGATGCCCAGCAGCAGACTGGTGAGCCGCTGGGCGCCACGCTGTACGCGCAGAAGGCCATCTCGGAAGACCAGCTGTATGAGGTGCTGGCCGAGCAGATCGGCGCGGTGTACCTGAAAAACCCGCGTGACTTCAAACCCAGCGAGGAGGTGCTGGGCACCATGCTGCGCGCCGACGCCCTGCGCCTCACGGCCGTGCCGGTCGACGAGAGCGGCGGCAGCGTCACCGTGGTCGCCAGCGATCCCCGCAAGCGCGAGGACATCGAGGCGCTGATCGGCCGGCGCACGCAGTTCCTGCTCGCCAAACCCCGCGATGTCGAGTCCCTGATCGAACGGTACTACCCGCAGCGCGGGCGGCTGGGCGAGCAGATGGTGCAGCAGGGCACGCTGTCGCGCGCGCAGCTGCGCGAGGCGCTGCAGGTGCAGGCCCGCGAGGGCCGCGTCAAGCCGCTGGGCGAGGTCATCATCGAGCTGGGCTTCGCCGGGGCCGACGAGATCGACTCCGCCCTGCAGAAGCAGAATTCCGGCGGGGGCCGCCTGGAAGACACGCTGGTGCAGTCCGGGAAGCTCTCGCCGGAGATGCTGGCGCGCTCGCTGGCCGCGCAGCTCGGCTACGAGTTCCTCGATCCCGTCCAGAACCCGCCGGATCCCAAGGTCGCGCTGATGATTCCCGAGGCGACCGCGCGCCGCTACGCCGTGGTCCCCGTGAGACTCCAGGGCGAGTCGCTGGTCGTGGCCATGAAAGATCCGCGCAACGTGTTTGCGCTGGACGACCTGAAGCTCATCACCGGACGTGAGGTCATGCCGGCCGTGATGGCCGAGAAGGACATCATCCGCCTGATCGAGCGGTACTTCGGCAACAAGGACATGGCCGACCTGAACCAGCGCCTGGTGCAGGAAAGCAACAAGCGCGAGAAGGACAGCAAACGCGCCGACGACGTCGATATCTCCGCCGGCCTGGACGACAACGCCGTGGTGCGTGTGGTCGACAACCTGATCCGCGAGGCCGCCCTCCAGGAAGCTTCCGATATCCACATCGAACCGACCGAATTCGACGTCCGGGTGCGCTACCGCGTGGACGGCGTGCTGCGCGAACAGAACTCCCTGCCCAAGGGCGCGGCGCAGAGCATGCTGGCCCGCATCAAGATCATGGGGCAGCTCGACATCAGCGAGCGCCGCGTGCCGCAGGACGGCCGCGTGCGCTTCAAGAAGGGCAGCATCGATCTCGACCTGCGACTCTCCACGCTGCCCACCGTGTACGGCGAGAAGGCCGTGATGCGTCTGCTGCAGAAAGCCAGCAACATCCCGGAAGTCGAGCAGCTGGGCTTCAGCGAGCATAACTTCCAGCGCTACCTGGACGTCATCCACAAACCCAACGGCATCTTCCTGGTGACCGGCCCCACCGGCTCCGGTAAGTCCTTCACGTCCTTCTCCACCCTCAAACGCATCGCGGTGCCCGAGAAGAACACCACCACCATCGAGGATCCGGTCGAGTACGAGATTCCCGGCATCATCCAGTCGCAGGTGAACCCGGTCGCCGGCCTGACCTTCGCCCGCGCGCTGCGCGCCTTCCTGCGCCAAGATCCGGACATCATCTTCGTGGGGGAAATCCGCGACACCGAGACGGCGAAGATCGCCGTGGAGGCGGCCCTGACCGGTCACCTGGTGCTGGCCACGCTGCACACCAACGACGCGCCGGGCGCCATCGTGCGCCTCGAAGAGATGGGCGTGGAGCACTTCAACATCGGCGCGGCCGTGGTCGGTGTGGTCGCGCAGCGCCTGGTGCGCAAGGTCTGCCCGGACTGCAAGGCGCCCACCAACGCCGACCCGGACGTCCTGCGGCGCCTGGGCATCACCGAGCGTGACCTGCGCGGCGCGCAGCTGATGCGCGGCGCGGGCTGCCCCCGCTGCGGCGGCACCGGCTACAAGGGCCGTATGGGCATCCACGAGCTGATGGTCATCGACGAGCCGCTGCGGATCGCCATTGGCTCCGGCAAGAACGCCACTGAGATCAACGAGATCGCCACCACCCAGAGCGGAATGAAGACCTTGCGTCAGGACGGCATTGCCAAGGCCCTGCAGGGGATCACCACGCTGGAAGAAGTCCTGGCCGTCACCAGCAAGTAA
- a CDS encoding YqeG family HAD IIIA-type phosphatase, protein MSLLRPRDVIDHVTDITPGFLTSRGLHGLLIDLDNTLVPYGSYADEEAAGMIRWARDLQQLGTKLYLLSNATGKRAAYWLERLEFNGVGLAGKPNPRAYRRALTSLGLAPRQVGMVGDQLFTDVLGGNLAGLHTILVRPLQGNALPHTRAARHLERVVLRRYGHDWRT, encoded by the coding sequence GTGAGCCTGCTGCGCCCCCGCGACGTGATCGACCACGTCACCGACATCACCCCGGGGTTCCTGACCTCGCGCGGCCTGCACGGGCTGCTGATCGACCTCGACAACACCCTGGTGCCCTACGGCAGTTACGCCGACGAGGAAGCCGCCGGCATGATCCGCTGGGCCCGCGACCTGCAACAGCTCGGCACGAAGCTGTACCTCCTGAGCAACGCCACCGGTAAACGTGCCGCGTACTGGCTGGAACGCCTGGAATTCAACGGCGTCGGTCTGGCCGGCAAACCCAATCCGCGTGCCTACCGGCGTGCCCTGACCAGCCTGGGGCTCGCCCCCCGGCAGGTCGGCATGGTCGGCGACCAGCTGTTCACGGACGTGCTGGGCGGCAACCTCGCCGGACTGCACACCATCCTCGTGAGGCCGCTTCAGGGCAACGCCCTCCCGCACACCCGCGCGGCCCGGCACCTCGAGCGCGTCGTGCTGCGCCGGTACGGCCATGACTGGAGAACCTGA
- the pgeF gene encoding peptidoglycan editing factor PgeF: MPGDTTHLMFLHAPILTAPHAFTTRAGGVSTGDFRGLNLDDRQDDPQAVARNRALLTGSLGFEAASVARLTQVHGTAVVSVTAPGVWEGDALVTATPGVLLAIGTADCYPLLLQDADAGVIGAAHAGWKGTLGRIAEKTVQAMTALGADPARIRAAVGPGICGAQYGVSPDLAGQFRNAGLGDFVLSGPAQPHLDLAGANRAVLLEAGLPDAQVWVSGRCSTEADFYSYRRDSGRTGRMWAVIGLPAPAGVSA; the protein is encoded by the coding sequence ATGCCGGGGGATACTACACACCTGATGTTCCTCCACGCGCCGATCCTCACCGCGCCGCACGCCTTCACCACGCGTGCTGGCGGCGTGTCGACGGGTGACTTCCGGGGGCTGAACCTCGACGACCGCCAGGACGATCCGCAGGCTGTGGCCCGCAACCGCGCTCTGCTGACCGGCTCGTTGGGCTTCGAGGCGGCCAGTGTCGCGCGGCTCACGCAGGTGCACGGCACAGCGGTCGTGAGTGTCACGGCACCTGGCGTCTGGGAGGGCGACGCCCTGGTGACCGCGACGCCCGGCGTGCTGCTGGCCATCGGCACGGCCGACTGTTACCCGCTGCTGCTCCAGGATGCCGACGCGGGCGTGATCGGCGCCGCACACGCCGGCTGGAAGGGGACGCTAGGACGCATCGCGGAGAAGACCGTGCAGGCCATGACCGCGCTGGGGGCCGACCCGGCCCGCATCCGTGCGGCGGTCGGCCCCGGCATCTGCGGCGCGCAGTACGGAGTCAGCCCGGATCTCGCCGGGCAGTTCCGTAACGCGGGCCTGGGCGACTTCGTGCTGAGCGGCCCGGCCCAGCCGCACCTGGATCTGGCTGGAGCGAACCGGGCCGTGCTGCTGGAGGCCGGCCTCCCGGACGCCCAGGTGTGGGTCAGCGGGCGCTGCTCCACCGAGGCCGACTTCTACTCGTACCGCCGCGACTCGGGCCGAACCGGGCGCATGTGGGCCGTGATCGGCCTGCCGGCCCCGGCCGGAGTGAGCGCGTGA
- a CDS encoding enoyl-ACP reductase, with protein sequence MSVSVNLSDKTALVMGVANARSLGWAIAEQLLAAGCRVGFSYQGERLKGELDKLLAGKEGVWSQQADATSEDDLTALFARVKQEFGHLDYVVHAIAFAPRTAMEGRFLDTSPEDWNTSLHVSAYTLVSASRHAEPLLRDGGSIVSLTYHASQQVVPKYNVMGVAKAALEAATRYLAADFGPREIRVNTISAGPMRTIAARSIPGFGGLYDKGARNASFGRNATPEEVGKLALFLLSDLGSGVTGQTVYVDAGLSIMTVKED encoded by the coding sequence ATGAGTGTCAGCGTGAACCTTTCCGACAAGACGGCCCTGGTCATGGGCGTGGCGAATGCCCGCAGCCTGGGCTGGGCGATCGCCGAGCAACTGCTCGCGGCCGGGTGCCGCGTGGGCTTCTCCTACCAGGGCGAGCGCCTGAAGGGCGAACTGGACAAGCTGCTCGCCGGCAAGGAGGGCGTGTGGTCGCAGCAGGCGGACGCGACCAGTGAGGACGACCTGACGGCGCTGTTCGCCCGCGTGAAGCAGGAGTTCGGGCACCTGGATTACGTCGTGCACGCCATCGCCTTCGCGCCGCGCACCGCCATGGAAGGCCGCTTCCTCGACACTTCGCCCGAGGACTGGAACACGTCGCTGCACGTCAGTGCCTACACGCTGGTCTCGGCGTCACGGCATGCAGAACCGCTGCTGCGTGACGGCGGCAGCATCGTGAGCCTCACGTACCACGCGTCGCAGCAGGTCGTACCGAAGTACAACGTGATGGGCGTGGCCAAGGCCGCGCTGGAGGCCGCCACCCGCTACCTGGCCGCCGATTTCGGCCCGCGCGAGATCCGCGTGAACACCATCAGCGCCGGGCCGATGCGGACTATCGCCGCGCGCAGCATTCCGGGGTTCGGCGGCCTGTACGACAAGGGCGCGCGCAACGCCAGCTTCGGCCGCAATGCCACGCCTGAGGAGGTCGGCAAGCTCGCGCTGTTCCTGCTCAGCGACCTGGGAAGCGGCGTGACCGGGCAGACCGTGTACGTGGACGCGGGCCTGAGCATCATGACGGTGAAAGAGGACTGA
- a CDS encoding M42 family metallopeptidase translates to MTAIDLPFTLEVLIRLLDTPSPTGFTEDAVALVEAELRALGVTPVRTRKGALTWEVPGHRDGRKHVTFSGHVDTLGAMVKFIKRTGRVTLSALGGYDWATVEGEDVRLHTQSGRVITGTVVNIRQSTHVHGAALRTLQREQSVMEVRLDEPTGTADQTRALGIAVGDFVSFDARPRVTPSGYVKARHLDNKAAVAVFLGVTKALLEDAPAHTTAFHVTTYEEVGHGAATGIPPHTDELIAVDMAAVGENQQSSEHHVTLCVADSGGPYDHALGNRLRAASRHAGLELRVDLYPYYSSDGTAAWRAGGDYPVALIGPGVDASHAYERTHTDALTATGALMLAYVRVEG, encoded by the coding sequence ATGACGGCCATCGACCTGCCGTTCACTCTGGAGGTCCTGATTCGGCTGCTGGACACGCCCAGCCCGACCGGATTCACGGAGGACGCGGTGGCGCTGGTCGAGGCGGAACTGCGGGCGCTGGGCGTCACGCCGGTTCGCACCCGCAAGGGCGCTCTGACCTGGGAGGTGCCGGGCCACCGTGACGGTCGCAAGCACGTGACCTTCAGCGGGCATGTCGACACCCTGGGCGCGATGGTGAAGTTCATCAAGCGCACGGGCCGCGTGACCCTGTCGGCGCTGGGCGGCTACGACTGGGCGACCGTAGAGGGTGAGGATGTGCGCCTGCACACGCAGTCGGGGCGGGTGATCACGGGCACGGTCGTGAATATCCGCCAGAGCACGCACGTGCACGGCGCGGCCCTGCGGACCCTGCAACGCGAGCAGTCAGTCATGGAAGTGCGCCTGGACGAACCGACCGGGACGGCCGACCAGACCCGCGCCCTGGGCATCGCGGTGGGCGATTTCGTGAGCTTCGACGCCAGACCCCGCGTGACGCCGAGCGGCTACGTCAAGGCCCGGCATCTGGACAACAAGGCGGCGGTGGCCGTGTTCCTGGGCGTCACGAAGGCCCTGCTGGAGGACGCCCCCGCCCACACCACGGCCTTCCACGTGACCACCTATGAGGAGGTCGGGCACGGCGCGGCCACCGGCATTCCACCGCACACGGACGAGCTGATCGCCGTGGACATGGCCGCCGTGGGGGAGAACCAGCAGAGCAGCGAGCATCACGTGACGCTGTGCGTGGCCGACAGCGGCGGGCCCTACGATCATGCGCTCGGTAACCGCCTGCGCGCGGCGTCGCGGCACGCGGGCCTGGAACTGCGGGTCGACCTGTACCCCTACTATTCCTCGGACGGCACGGCGGCGTGGCGGGCGGGCGGGGATTACCCGGTGGCGCTGATCGGGCCTGGGGTGGATGCCAGCCACGCCTACGAGCGCACCCACACGGACGCCCTGACGGCCACGGGAGCGTTGATGCTCGCCTATGTGCGCGTTGAAGGCTGA
- a CDS encoding c-type cytochrome produces MSRLSWLCALLVLAPLCALAAAAPPDAVPGTATAAAAQVKRGEVLYFQACAICHGDRLEGQIGPALSGDDFRATFGGGQVAALHTLITTTMPDDRPGSLSAQEALDVTAYLLVLNGLPRPAAELKAGTLEAPALRTP; encoded by the coding sequence ATGTCCCGTCTGTCCTGGCTGTGCGCGCTGCTGGTGCTGGCCCCGCTGTGCGCCCTGGCCGCGGCGGCGCCGCCGGATGCCGTACCGGGCACCGCGACTGCGGCGGCTGCCCAGGTGAAGCGCGGCGAGGTGCTGTACTTCCAGGCGTGCGCCATCTGCCACGGCGACCGCCTGGAAGGTCAGATCGGTCCGGCCCTGAGCGGCGACGACTTCCGCGCGACCTTCGGAGGCGGGCAGGTGGCCGCGCTGCACACCCTGATCACCACGACCATGCCGGACGACCGTCCCGGTTCGCTGAGCGCCCAGGAGGCGCTGGACGTAACCGCTTACCTGCTCGTCCTGAACGGCCTGCCCCGGCCCGCTGCAGAACTGAAGGCCGGAACGCTCGAGGCCCCGGCCCTCCGCACACCTTGA
- a CDS encoding IclR family transcriptional regulator produces the protein MLSLQKAATILGAFSAEQPEWGVRALAAHLNVPRATAHAYLAGLTEAGFLRRTPAGKYRLSWHLAEMGAQLTAALPWFPEARALITRLALEVRSVAFLCILEGEEVVAAIRERHPDADIDLPLDVYLPATATASGKILYAHAEITPRTFAQCTPSSITSQDEWRTEVAKVKKLGYAYSIEEWIPEQCTLGVPYHAPDAQRGGSVVAAIGVQMSAQRYLREERQVRERVLGIVREAEGV, from the coding sequence GTGCTGTCCCTCCAGAAAGCAGCGACCATCCTCGGGGCGTTCAGTGCCGAGCAGCCCGAGTGGGGGGTGCGCGCCCTGGCCGCGCACCTCAACGTGCCGCGTGCCACCGCCCACGCCTATCTCGCTGGTCTGACTGAGGCCGGGTTCCTGCGCCGCACCCCGGCCGGCAAGTACCGCCTGTCGTGGCACCTCGCGGAGATGGGCGCGCAGCTCACGGCCGCCCTGCCGTGGTTCCCGGAAGCCCGCGCGCTGATCACCCGGCTGGCCCTGGAGGTGCGTTCCGTGGCCTTCCTGTGCATTCTGGAGGGCGAGGAGGTCGTGGCCGCGATCCGAGAACGCCATCCGGACGCCGACATCGACCTGCCGCTCGACGTGTACCTGCCGGCCACGGCCACCGCCAGCGGCAAGATCCTGTACGCGCACGCGGAGATCACGCCCCGCACCTTCGCGCAGTGCACGCCGAGTTCGATCACCTCGCAAGACGAGTGGCGCACCGAGGTCGCCAAGGTCAAGAAGCTCGGGTACGCGTACTCCATCGAGGAATGGATTCCGGAGCAGTGCACGCTGGGCGTGCCGTACCACGCGCCGGACGCCCAGCGCGGCGGCAGCGTCGTGGCCGCGATCGGCGTGCAAATGAGCGCCCAGCGGTACCTGCGCGAGGAACGTCAGGTGCGCGAGCGCGTGCTGGGCATCGTGAGGGAAGCCGAGGGGGTGTAG